A genomic segment from Ornithorhynchus anatinus isolate Pmale09 chromosome 16, mOrnAna1.pri.v4, whole genome shotgun sequence encodes:
- the INPP5B gene encoding type II inositol 1,4,5-trisphosphate 5-phosphatase isoform X7 — MESISNMVRSSTVTVSDKAHMLSMQKFGLRETIVKSQLVQKEETYTYIQNFRFFVGTYNVNGQSPRECLRPWLSRDVHPPDVYCVGFQELDLSKEAFFFNDTPKEEEWFKAVTDGLHPSAKYAKVKLVRLVGIMLLLYVKQEHALHLSEVEAETVGTGIMGRMGNKGGVAIRFRFHNTSICVVNSHLAAHTEEYERRNQDYKDICSRMQFCQRDPGLPPLTINKHDVILWLGDLNYRIEELEADKVKKLIEEKEFQTLYKYDQLRNQVADKAVFEGFMEGAISFQPTYKYDTGSDDWDTSEKCRAPAWCDRVLWKGKNVTQLSYQSHMALKTSDHKPVSSVFDIGVKVVNEELYRKTLEEIVRSLDKMENASIPSVTLSRREFCFQDVKYMELQSQSFTIHNEQVPCQFEFINKPDESSYCKPWLTVNPSKGFLLPGSHVEIELELFVNKTTATRLNSGEDRIEDILVLHLTQGKDYFLSVSGNYRPSCFGSSIQMLCHLREPIRDTPAETIRDLTLLPLRAGPVGSQEEKPLDIPKELWMMVDFLYRNAARQEDLFQQPGLRSEFKQIRDCLDTGSPETLSGSSHSVAEALLLFLESLPEPVVCYDVYERCLECVGDYQASGQAISTLPTCYKNVFNYLMAFLRELLNNSARNHLDENILASIFGSLLLRSPSGHPSPDVAEKKKAQDFIHQFLLKGGDAP, encoded by the exons GTTTTTCGTGGGCACGTACAACGTGAACGGACAGTCGCCGAGAGAGTGCTTACGGCCGTGGCTGAGCCGTGATGTCCACCCCCCCGACGTGTATTGCGTCGG GTTCCAGGAACTCGATCTGAGTAAAGAAGCCTTTTTCTTCAATGACACTCCGAAGGAGGAGGAGTGGTTTAAAGCTGTGACAGATGGTCTTCACCCCAGCGCTAAATATGCAAAA GTGAAGCTCGTACGGCTGGTGGGGATAATGTTACTGCTCTATGTCAAGCAAGAACACGCACTGCATCTCTCCGAAGTGGAGGCGGAAACTGTGGGAACGGGAATCATGGGAAGAATG GGTAACAAAGGCGGAGTGGCGATTCGCTTCCGGTTCCACAACACCAGCATCTGCGTCGTGAATTCCCACCTGGCGGCTCACACCGAGGAATACGAGAGGAGGAACCAGGACTACAAAGACATCTGTTCGCGGATGCAGTTCTGTCAGCGggaccccggcctcccgcccctcaCCATCAACAAGCACGA CGTGATCCTGTGGCTGGGTGACCTCAACTACAGGATTGAAGAGCTGGAGGCGGACAAAGTGAAAAAACTCATCGAGGAGAAGGAATTTCAAACCCTGTACAAGTACGACCAG ctGAGGAATCAGGTGGCCGACAAGGCCGTTTTCGAAGGCTTCATGGAGGGCGCGATCTCCTTCCAACCCACCTACAAGTATGACACCGGCTCTGACGACTGGGACACCAG CGAGAAGTGTCGGGCCCCGGCGTGGTGCGACCGAGTCCTCTGGAAAGGGAAGAATGTAACTCAGCTGAGCTATCAAAGCCACATGGCCCTGAAGACCAGCGACCACAAACCCGTCAGTTCGGTGTTCGACATCGGG gtcaAGGTGGTGAACGAGGAGCTGTACCGGAAGACCTTGGAGGAGATCGTCCGCTCCCTGGATAAGATGGAGAATGCCAGCATCCCCTCCGTGACCCTGTCCAGGCGGGAG TTCTGTTTCCAGGATGTGAAGTACATGGAACTGCAGAGCCAGTCCTTCACCATCCACAACGAGCAGGTGCCGTGCCAATTTGAGTTCATCAACAAGCCGGACGAGAGCTCCTACTGCAAGCCGTGGCTGACCGTCAACCCCAGTAAAGGGTTCCTGCTGCCAG GTTCCCACGTCGAAATAGAGCTGGAGCTCTTCGTTAACAAGACGACCGCCACGCGGCTCAACTCGGGAGAGGACCGGATCGAGGACATCCTGGTCTTGCACCTGACCCAAGGGAAGGACTACTTCCTTTCCGTGTCGGGGAACTACCGGCCCAGCTGTTTCGGCTCCTCCATCCAGATGCTCTGCCACCTGCGGGAACCCATCCGGGACACGCCGGCGGAAACCATCCGGGACCTG ACCCTGCTGCCGCTGCGGGCCGGACCCGTCGGCTCCCAGGAGGAGAAGCCTCTGGATATCCCCAAGGAGCTCTGGATGATGGTGGATTTCTTGTACCGCAACGCCGCCCGGCAG GAAGACCTGTTCCAGCAGCCGGGCTTGAGGTCGGAATTCAAACAGATCCGGGACTGTTTGGACACGGGCTCGCCCGAAACCCTCT CCGGCAGCAGTCACTCGGTGGCGGAAGCCCTGTTGCTTTTCCTGGAGAGCCTCCCGGAGCCGGTCGTGTGCTACGATGTCTACGAGAGGTGCTTGGAGTGTGTGGGCGATTACCAGGCCAGCGGACAG gccatctccaccctccccacGTGCTACAAGAACGTCTTCAACTACCTGATGGCGTTTCTGCGGGAACTCCTGAACAACTCAGCCAGAAACCACCTCGATGAGAACATCCTCG CGAGCATATTCGGCAGCTTGTTGCTCCGGTCCCCGTCCGGGCACCCGTCGCCCGACGTGGCGGAGAAGAAGAAGGCTCAAGACTTCATTCACCAGTTCCTCCTGAAAGGCGGCGACGCCCCCTGA